TGTGCCACCGCACGCGCGGGTGCGGGAGTGTCACCCTTGTTGGGTTGCAGGCGTTAGGAACCTTACGCCCCCGTCTGAAGGGTATGGTGACCTTTCCGCGGTCAATCTCCGCCTTCCGGACGGGCCGCCCGACGACCGCGGCGGTAAGCTGTCGTTAGGAGAGCCGCCCGGCTCCCGCCGCGGGGTCCGCGTCGCCGCCCGACGGCCCGTCGATCTCCCGGTCCTCCGCTCCGGGTCCGTCGGTGAGGCCCGCGAGGACCCGCGCCGCGGACTCGCCCCCGCCGTGGTCGGTCCACGGCTCGCTGACGGAGAGTTTCATCTCCTCGGAGAGGCGGACGGTCCCCGAGCGCGGGTCGTACGCGAGGACGCCGAAGTCGTCGAGCTTCGCCAGGTGCGCACAGCCGAGGCGCCGGCGAACGCTGTCGACGAGGTCGTCGCCGGCCGCAGCCGGTCGCTCGCGACCGCGCCACCACCCGACGAGGTGCGCCGCCACCGCCTCGACCGACGACCGGCCGCCGACCTCCTGCAGGTGATAGAGGATCGCCCGCCGCTCCCAGTCCGAGAAGATGTCGTGCATGGTCTGGATACCCGTCGAGTCGAGCCGTCTGCGGTCCCGTGGTGCGTCCGCGCATGAGTGCGTGTCTGACATGGTTCGTGACAGGGGCTCCGGGCCGGCGCCGCCGACGCCGGTCGCCCACCGCGCCCCGTGTCAGGTCGGACACTCGACAGTGCCAAAGAACCGCAAACACGTCCCGTCAGTTGCCGCGGTTCGGCCCCGTTCCGTCGCTCCGAATCGGCTGAAATCCCACTACAGGGGTCGTTTCGAGCGTGTCGCCGGGCGAGTCGAAACGGTCGCAACGGACGACCGAACGGCCGAAACGACCGAAACGGTCCGACTGCCGACCGTTTCGAGACGGGGGCCACACGCCGCGCGAGTCCGGCGGCTCGGCGGGCGGAGGGAGTGACCCGCTGCGCAGTGGCGCGGGCGGCCGTCACTCGACGAGCGCGGCGATCAGGTCGGCGGCCAGGTCCTTCTCGAGGGGGTCGTTGGCGTTGCCGCAGTGGGGCGACTGGACGCAGGCCGGACAGCCCGATTCGCAGGGGCAGTCCCGGAGCATCCCGAGCGTGCGGTCCAGCAGGTCAACGACCGTCTCGTAGGCCCGCTCGGTCAGCCCGACGCCGCCGGGGTAGCCGTCGTAGACGAAGATCGTCGCGCGGTCGGTGTGGGGATGCAGCGGCGTCGACAGCCCGCCCACGTCCCGGCGATCACAGAGGAAAGACAGGGGGAACAGCGAGATCATCCCGTGTTCGGCGGCGTGGATCGCCCCCGGGAACGCGTCGGGCCCGTCGCCGGCGACCCGGATGTCGGTCTCCACCGCCTCGGGGACCGTGAAGTAGAGCGCCTCCGTTTCGAGGGTCGTCTCGGGCAGGTCCAGCGCCTCCTGCCCGATCGGTTCCCCGCTCTGTCGGTCGTAACGCTCGAACCCGGTGATCTGCTTGCGCATGCTCACGTCGGCGAAGCGCACGGTCACGCCGTCGTGGGTCGGGAGGGGCTGCTCGCGCCGGTCCGCCTCGACGGTGATCGTCTTGTCGTGGAGCACCTGCGTGTAGTAGTCCGGTCGCACGGGCGCCAGCTCGGCCACGTCCGAACGCAGGTCGAGGTCGACGACCTCGTAGTCCTGTCCCTGGTGGTGGTAGACGGCGCCGGGGTGGGCATCGCGGAGCGCGTCGGCGAACGACAGGGTCGCGATCCGGTTCCCGTTCCGGCGGTCGCGCAGCTGGACCTCCCGGTCGCCGACGGTCCGCAGGCTCATCTCGTGCTGGGGGCTCCCCTCGCCGGCGTAGAGCCAGCGCAGCCCCGCGTCGGTGTTCCGGCGGTCGAGGTCGCCCGCGTCGGTCAGGTCGGCCACGATATCCGGGAACGGTTCGCCGAAGTGGCGGTCGTCGTCCGGTTGCAGCCACGTCTCCCGGGCGCCGGCGAGGACGTGGTCGGGCATGAGGTGTTCGTTCTCGGGGTCGGAGATGGCCTCCTCCGGTTCCTCGTCGAAGAAGTCGCGGGGGTGGGCCATCAGGTACTGGTCGAGCTGGTCCTCGCCGGCGACCATCGCCACGAGCGAGGGGTCGGTCCCCCGCCCGGCCCGGCCGCCCTGCTGGAAGGCGGCCATGCGCGTCCCGGGGTAGCCGTCGAGCAGGACCGCGTCGAGGCCACCGATGTCGACGCCGAGTTCGAGCGCGTTCGTCGACCAGACGCCGCGGGTCTCGCCGGAGTCGAGACCGTCCTCGATCTCGCCGCGGCGCTCGTCGGTGAGCGCGGCCTGGTAGGCCTCGACCGACCGGGCGATCTCGTGTTCGCCGCGGTCGCGCAGGTCGCTCGCGCTGTCGGTCGCGTAGCGCTCGGCGACCTGCCGCGACTGGGTGAAGACGACGGTCTGGTGACCCTTCGTCACCAGGTCGACGAACAGCCGCTTGGTCTCGACGTGGTTCGACCGGCGGCGACCGCTCCCGAACCCCTCGCCCGCCCCGTACTCCGGCGGGTTCCAGCAGATCCAGTGGGTCGGCCCCGTCGCGCTGGTGTCCTCGGTCACCAGATCGAACGACTCGGCCGGCTGGCCGGTCACCGTCGCCGCGTGGTCGACGGGGTTACCGGTCGTCGCCGAGCAACACACCCAGTCGGGGTCGGCGTCGAAGCGCTCGCAGAGCCGCTGGAGACGGCGGAAGACCAGCGAGACGTGACTGCCGAAGACGCCGCGGTACTCGTGGACCTCGTCGACCACCACCGTCTCCAGACGCTCGAAGAACCAGTCCCACAGCCGGTGGCCGTGGGGGGCAATCCCGTAGTGCAGCATGTCCGGCGTCGTCAGCAACACCGTCGGCTGGCGGTCGCGGATGGCCTCCTTCTCCTTCCTATCCTGCCGACCGGTGTACTGTGCCACGGAGACGCCGGAGGCGAAGCCCAGGCCGTGGGCCAGCTCCGAAAGCGTCTCCTCCTGGTCGTTGATCAGCGCGACCTGCGGTGCGATATAGAGGGTCGTCGCCCGGTCGTCCAGCGCCCGCTCGAAGGCGGGGACGGTGTATCCGATCGACTTCCCGCTGGCCGTCGGCGTCGCGAGGACGACGTTGTCGCCGTCCCGAACGGCCGAGACGGCTCGGGCCTGGTGGTCGTACAGTCGCTCGATCCCCGCCGATTCGAGCGCGCTCGCCAGTCGCGAATCGAGGTCCACGTCGGCGAAGGTGGCCTCGCGGCCGGGCGTCGTCCGCCGCTCGGTGATCTGGCCCTCGTAGTAGGGGCGGCCCTGCAGCCAGCGGATCGTCTCGTCCACGTTACCTCTCTCTCGGCGGCGGTGCGGCAAGTCGGTTGCGTCTCACACGTTCCCGGCGGCGATACGCGGTCCGGCGCGAGTGAAGATAGCGCGGGGGAGGGCTCCCGCTACCGCCCGGTCACTCCTCCGTTCGGAGCTTGTTGCTCGCGAGGACGACCATCGAGAAGCCCATCATCGCGAAGAAGGGGACGGGGAACAGCGGCGACCGGGACATCGTCTCCAGCGCGGTGGCGTCGCCGGCGGGCGCGTTGCCCGCGCCGCCGTCGCCGGGCGTCGCGGTCGGCGTGGGCGTCTCCACGTCGGCGTTGTCGGGGAACGCCTTGGCGGCGCCGTCGTCGAGTTCGCCGGCGGTGAACCGCAGTTCCGTCTGGCCCGCGGCGCAGGGCTCGCTCGCCGAGCGCTCGCCGGTCACTTCGCTCCCCTCACCGGCCTCGACCTCCCCGGGGCTCCCGGAGACCTCGTAGAGGCCGCCGCCGGCCTGGTGGACGACCGAGACCGGAGCGGGGCCGCTCCCGCCCTCGTCGTACTCGGCCGCGACCGGCTCACCGGCGTCGTTCTCGGTGATGTCCGAGAAGATGATCACCCGCCGCTCGGTCTGGTCCGAGTCGAAACAGAACGCGAGGAAGTCGATCGTCTCCTCGGCGGGCTCCGGCGTCTGGGTCGGCGTCGGAGTCGCCGTAGGCGTCGGCGTCTCGGTGTCGTTCGGCGCCTCAGTTCCCGGCGGCGTCTCGGTGTCGTTCGGCGCCTCAGTTCCCGGCGGCGTCTCGGTGTCGTTCGGCGCCTCAGTCTCGTTCGGCGCCTCGGTGTCGTCCGGTGCTTCGGTGTCGTTTGGCGCCTCAGTTCCCGGCGGCGACTCGGTGTCGTTCGGCGCTTCGGTGTCGTTCGGCGCCTCAGTTCCCGGCGGCACCTCGGTGCCGTTCGGCGCTTCGGTGTCGTCCGGCGCGTCCGTCGACGTTTCCGTCCCGGGCGGTGCTTCCGTGGGAGTGGCGGTCGGAGTCGTGGTTTCGTCGGCCGTCTCGGTGGCGGTCGTCGTGGCCGTCGCAGTCGGCGTCTCGGTGGGCGTGGCCGTTGCCGTCGGCGTCTCGGTCGGCTCGACGGCTTCGCAACCGCTGATGGCGACGTAGGCGGCGCCGGCGTCGGTGCGGTTCAGCGAGTCGTTCAGCGGCGCGCCGACCAGCACGTCGGCGAAGCCGTCGCCGTCGAAGTCGCCCGATCCGACTGCGTATCCGGCGTAGTCCCCCGCGGCCGCGCCGGCGAACGTCGCCGACGCCGCCGAGAGGTTCGCCTCGCTCGGGAGCGATTCGTTACCGGCGACCAGATACGCGGCGCCGGCGTTCGAGGCCGTCGAGTCGTTCAGCGGCGCGCCGACCAGCACGTCGGCGACGCCGTCGCAGGTCACGCCGTCGTCGCCGGTGTCGGCGACCGACCAGCCGGCCCGGTCGAAGGCCTCGGCGCCCGCCAGCCGCACGTCCGCGTCGGCGAGCGACGACTCGCCGTTGAGGCCGTCGCCCCCGTAGACGACGTAGGCGGCGCCCGCGTTCGTCCGGTTCAGCGAGTCGTTGTACGGCGCGCCGACGACCACGTCGGCGACGCCGTCGTCGTTCACGTCACCGGCGGCCGAGACGGCGTACCCCGCGCGGTCCCGCTCCGATTCGCCGACGAAGGTCGCGGTCGCGTCGGCGAGCGAGACCGTCCCCTCGCTGGAGCCGTTCGCGACGTACGCCGCGCCGGCGAAGGCGCGCCGCTCGTCGTCCTCGTCGGCGGCGCTGGCGTTGTACAGCGGCGCGCCGACGACAACCTCGGCGACGCCGTCGTCGTTCACGTCGCCGGCCGGTGCGACCGACCAGCCGGCGTTGCTGCCGGTGCGCTCGCCGACGAACGTCGCCGTCGCGTCCGAGAGGTTCACGTCGCCGTCGGCGACGGACTCGCCGTCGACGACGTGCGCCGCGCCGGTGTCGTTCCCGTCGTCGGTGTCGACCCCCGGCGCACCGACGAGCACGGCGCTCGCGTTCGCGGCGTCGCTGTCGTCGGCGGCGTCGCTGTCGTCGTCGTCGTCGCTCGTGTTCGTTCGTTCGAGCGCCGACACGTCGTAGCCGGCCAAGGCGTTGGCCTCGGCGCCGGTCAGCACCGCGTCGGCCTCGGAGAGGTTCATCGTCGCCGGCATCGACTCGTTGCCGTAGACGACGTAGGCGGCGCCCGCGTTGACCGCGGTGCTGTCGTTGTACGGCGCGCCGACGACCACGTCGGCGTACCCGTCGTCGTTCACGTCGCCGGCTGTCGACACGGACCACCCCGCCAGGTCGTTGTTGTCGGCACCGCGAAGTACCACGTCGGCCTGGCTGAGGTTCACCGACGACTTGTTGGCGGGGCCGTAGACGATGTAGGCCGCGCCCGTGTTCGGACCGGCCGAACCGTTGCGCGGCGCCCCGACGATCAGGTCGTCGACGCCGTCGCCGTTCACGTCGCCGGCCGACGCGACCGACCAGCCGGCCGTGTCGTTGGCCCCCTCGCCGCGGAGGGTCGCGTTCGCGGCAGAGAGGTTCTCCGTCGCCGCGAAGGCGTCGGTCGATTCCTGGGCCGCAACGGCGGCCGGGTCACCGTCCGACTGACCGGGAACGAGCGCCGCCGCGCCGACGGCGACGGTGCTCGCGAGCAACACCACGACGACGGCGACCACGAGGGGTCCCCCCCGTGTCGATTCGGAACCGAGTACTGAGTCGAGCATACCACCGGAGGCACGGACACGGTAGTCGTTGTTATTCAGGACCCATCGGGAGTAACCCCGTCCCGTCTTCCGCGCAACGCCGCGTTACCGCCGCCGCGAGCGAGCGCGACGACCGCGCTCGCGTCGACGGTCGTCGGAGACCGAGCCGGCGACCGGCGAGGGACGGGCGCGGTCGCCCGACGCGACGGTAGGCCGCCCCAGTGTTCGGAAAGCCGGTATTTGTCGGTGCCGTCCGGCGGTTTCGGAACCGGCGACCGCCGGTCGGCCGCCGTCGATCGCGTCCGACAACCTCGGCTTTGTCCCGGGCCGCGCGGAGACGTGTCAGCCCTATCGAGTGCGGTCACGGCCCGGACGGCCGGCGGGAGCGCGCCACGACTCGGTCGGCGACGGGGGACACTTACCTTCCGTCCGTCCGACGGGTCGGACGTGGGGTATCACGTCGTCGACCCCGACGAACTGGAACCGGAACCCGACCGGCCGTCCGAGATGCGGTACGTTAGCGAGGCCGCGGGGATGGAACGCCTGGGGCTGCGGACCTACACCGTCGAGCCGGGCGAGGAGATCCCACTCTCGGGCATGCACTACCACGACGAACAGGAGGAGGTTTTCTACGTGATATCGGGGATGCTCGCCGTCGAGACGCCCGAGGAGACCTATCGCGTCGAGACCGACCAGTTCTTCGTCGCCGAACCGGAGAGCCCGCATCGAGCCCACGTGGGCGACGACGCGGACGGCCCGGTTCGGGTGATCGGTGTCGGCGCCCCGCCGGTCAGCGACGGCCACAGCTACGAGGGGGAGTAGAGCGGGGCTTCGCGGACGGCAACGGAACCGTCTTGCCCGCCGGACACCGAGCCCGCCCATGCCCAGCGTCAGGCAGATCTGGACCGCGCCGGAGGGCGGTGCGCCGATGGAGACCAGAGAGACGGTCCGCGCCGTCGCCGACGGCGGACTGGCCGGCGACCGCTACTGTCACGGCCGCGGCTACTACTCGCCGTACGACGTGTGTCAGGTCACGCTCGTCGACGGCGGGGCGCTCGAGACGGTCCGCGAACGGTACGGTATCGACCTCTCGGACGGGCGCCACCGCCGGAATCTCGTGGTCGACTACGACGTGGTCGACCTGCTCGACACTCGATTCTCGATCGGCGACGCGGTCTTCGAGGGGACCCGGCGGCGCCCGCCCTGCGCGCACGTCGAGGAGGTCGCCGGCGAAGAGGACCTCGCGGCGGCGCTCTCCGAGGAACGCGGCGGGATCTGTGCCGACGTCGTCGAGGGCGGCGAGGTGGCCGTCGGCGACGAACTGCGGGTGGTCGAGCGGCTCGACGACCCGGATTCGATCGCCGACGCGATCCGCGAGCGACGCGAAGAGTGAGGCGAGCGACTCGCTACTCCGCCAGTTCGTCGGTCGCGTCGCGGAGCAGTCCGTCGAGGATCTCGGGCGTCGTCGGGTGGTAGGCCCGATCCGGCACCTCCCGCACGTCCAGCCCCATCTCGACGACGACCTGCATGGTCTTGGCCATCACGTCGGCGTGGTAGTGCAGCCCCTGCCAGCCCAGCACCGTCGCCGTCTCGCGGTCGACGACGAGCTTCGCGACGCCTTCGGGGGCGTCCTTGGCCTCGAACACGCCGTCGTCGCTGGCCCGCCGTTTCGCGACGGCGACGTCGTGGCCGGCGTCGCGGGCCTCGCGTTCGGTCACGCCGACGCGGGCGTAGGGGTAGACGCCGAGCCCCGAGAAGATGACGTGGTGGGTAACGTTCTCGTAGGCCTCCAGCGGCACGCCGCGCTCGCGCCGGAGGATGTTCTCGGCGGCGGTAAAGCCCTGCTCCTTGGCGACGTGGAGGATCGGCTCCTTGCCGTTGACGTCGCCGACGACGAACACCCGGTCGTCGTCGCGAGCCTGCATCGTGTCGAGCACCCAGTCCGGGCCGTGCTCCAGCGCCGAGTTTTTCAGCCCGAGTCGGCCCACGCACGGTCGCCGACCGGTGAACAGGTACAGCTCCTCGGCCTCGACCACCTCGTCGTCGCCGCCGACGTGTTCGAGATAGAGGCGGACGCCGCCGTTGTCGGTCGGCTCGACGCGCTTCTCGTAGCACTCCGTGGGGATCGTCACGTCGAAGGCCTCGCGGTAGAGGTCGAGGACCGCGTCGCCGAAGTCCGGGTCGGCCTCGTCGATGGGCCGCTCGTCGTGTTCGACGACGGTCACGTCGGTGCCGCCCACTTCGCTCAGGTAGGGAACCATCTCCAGACCGATGTAGCCCAACCCCATCACGACCGCCGAGTCCGGGAGGTCGGTGGCGTCGAGGAGGTCCGCGCTCGTCTGGTGGGGCACGTCCTCGATCCCGGGGAGGTCGGGGACGTTGACCGCCGAGCCAGTCGCGATCACCACGTAGTCGCCGGTGATCTCGCGGCCGCCCGCGACGACCGTGTGGTCGTCGACGAAGCGGGCGGTGTCGTGGACGAACTCCACGTCCGACCGCTCGGCGATCTCGTGGATCGACTCGCGGCGATGCTCGGCCCACCCCAGTGTGTGGTCGTCCTTGCGTTCGATGGTGCGGTCGAGGTCGACCTCGTGGGGGTCACCGACCAGCCGCTCGTCGTGGCGGGCGCGGAACCGGTGAGCGCCGGCCGACAGCACCTCTTTCGAGGGCATACAGCCCCGCAGGATGCAGAGCCCGCCGCCGGGGTCGCCGTCGTCGATCAGCGTCAGCTCGACGTTCGGCTCCTCGGCGAGCGAGTTCGCGACCGCCGCGCCGGCGCTGCCGTAGGCGCCGACGATGACCACGTGAACCATAGCCTCGATTTCGCGGACCAGCCCTAAAGCGTTCAGGGGGTGTGCGCGGGAGACGGGAGCGCGACGGCGACCGCCGACGCGGTCACTCCTCGACCCGTGTCTCCGGAGTGGGGTTGCTGCCGCGCCCGTAGAGCAACTTGGCCGCCCGCGAGCGATTGAAGACCCGGTCCCACAGCACCAGCGTCGACGGGAGGACGACGATGGATGCGATGTAGGCGTAGACGACCGACAGCGCGGTCAGCACGCCGAACGCGCCGATCGCGGGGTTGAGCGCGAAGACGAGCATGCCCATGCCGGCGACGGTGGTGAGCATGCTGCCGGTGAGCGCGCCGCCGGTCCCGCGGATGGCCCGGTCCAGCGCCGTCTCGAGGTCGGCGTTCTCGAACTCGTCGGCGAACCGGTGGACGACGTGGACCGAGTAGTCGATGCCGAGGCCGATCGTCAGCGAGAGGATCACCCCGTTGATCGCGTTGAAGTCGATGCCGAGATAGCGCATCGACGCGACGACGAACGTCACCGTCAGCGCGATGGGGACGACGTTGGCGACGCCCAGCGACGCGCGCCCCTCGAGGACGTGGTAGACGACGATCAGGAACGCGGAGGCGCCGACGAGCGTGATGAGCAGGCTGGTGAGCACCGTGCTGAGGATGAGTTCGGAGGCCTCCTCGAAGATGATCGCGTTGCCGGTCGGCGTGGCGTCCAGCGAGGTCTCGGCGGCGATCGTCTCGGCGTCGGCCGCGACCTCGCGGTTGGTCGCGTCGGGGTCCACCGAGTAGGTGACGAGCGTGCTCCGGCGGTCGTCGGCGAGGACGCCCCCGACACCGCTGGCCGGTGCCGACTCGAGCGAGTCGTACACCTCCCGGAGGTTCTGCTCGGGGATCCCGTCGTCGTCGGGGTCGTTGCGCGCCACCAGGTCGGCGAACTGCGGGTCCCGGTCGGCGTACGAGCGGACGACCGTGACGACCGACTGACTCTCGGCGTGGCGCCCCTCGCGGAGGACGGTCGGCGGCGGGTCGTTACCCGCCCGGTAGACCTGGTCGAGCGCCGCGTCGCGGTGCATCCGCGTCTCGACGAACAGCAGGACCGAGCTGCTCCCCGGGAAGTTGTCCTCGATGTAGTTGCTCTTCGAGATGGTGCTGTACTCCGGCGGGGCGAACGGCCCCGGAAGCTGCTTCTGCCACTCGGGGATCTCCTCGTACTCCGGCGGCAGGAAGTCGTCCTGGCTGAAGCCGGTGCCGACGCCGGTGGCGTAGACGCCCGCGGCGCCGCTCCCGACCAGGATCACGAGCATGAACAGCGCCGGCGCGCGCTGGGCGATAGCGACGCCGCCGCCGAGCGCGCGGCCGAGCAGCGACCCCTCGGACCCCAGCGGCCGCTCGCTCATCGTCGGGATCGGGTACTTCGCGCGCAGGCGGTCGGTCTTGACCTTCGCGGCCGGGAGGAAGATCCCGAAGATGAGGAAGGTGAAACAGATGCCGATGGCGGCGACGAGGCCGAAGTCGCGGATGGGCGCGAGCGCGCTCGGCAGGTTCGACAGGAAGCCGATGACGGTCGTCCCCATCACGATGAAGAAGGCGACGAGCAGCTGCGCGGTCGTGATGTCCATCGCCGTCCCGACGGGCTGGCCGCGCTCGCGCTCCTCGCGGTAGCGGTTGACCGCGTGGATCCCGAAGTCGATACCGACCGCGATCAACAGCGGCGGCACCGCGACCAGCAACGGGTTGAAGGCGATATCGGCCAGTCCGAGGAACCCGAACGTCCACAGCAGCGTCATCAGGATGGCGACGACGCCGAGCAACAGGTCGACCAGGTCGCGGTAGGCGACGATCAGGAAGCCGACGATGAGGATGAACGCCGCCGGGAGCACGAGCGCGAGCGACGACCCGATGGTGTTCGGGGCGCTCCCGACGATGTCGATGTCGCCGCCGACGGTCCCGACCACCCGCTCGACGCGCTCCTCGCGCGAATCCACGTCGCGGTCGTGCGTGACCGACGCCTGCGCCGCGCGTGCGGCCGCGCTCTCGGTGTCGAAGTCCTCGCTGACCTGCGAGGTGAAACCGGGCGTCTCCGCCGCCCGGCGGACCGCGCGGTCGATCTCGGTCGCCGTCGCCCGCTCGACGGCGTCGATCTGCGTCTCGACCGTCGCCGCCTCCGGGTCGAGCTGCTGGGCGACCGTCCGCGCCGGGCTGGAGACGCCGGTCACCCGCAACCCGCCGTGGTCTTGCAGCCGCTCCTGGGCTCGCAACATCCGCAGCATGCTCGTCCGCGAGAGGACGTTCCGCTCGCGCTGGAGCAGCTGCGTGCTCGTCGAGCCCCCGCCGAAGCCGGTGCTGAACTCCCGCTGGATGTCCTCGAACGCCTCGAACGATTCGAGGTCCTCGACGAACTGGTTGCTCCCGCCCTCGGTCTCGACGTTGCCGAGACCGGCGACGAAGACGGCGGTCAACAGGAGGAATGCGAGGCTGATCCGCCCCGGATAGGAGGCGATGGCGTCGCCGACCTCGTCGGTGAACCACTCGAAGACCATCTTACCTGCCGTACCGCAGGTAGCCGACGACGAGGAGGGCGAGGACGACGAGCGCCCCGACGATGACGGGTACCGGCAGGCCGCCGCCGCTGTCCTCGGGTTCGGTCACGTCGACGGCGAAGGTGTAGCCGCTGGAGAGGGTCGTATCGCCGTCGGCGTCGTCGTACTGGAAGTCCATCTCGACGGGGTAGGACTTCGTCAGTGCGCCCGAGCCGGTGCTGATATCGAAGGCGAGCGTCTCCGACTCGCCGGCCGGGATCTCGTCGGCGTAGGCCTCGCTGTCGTCGACGCTGATCGGGTCGTCGGCGTACATCGCCGCGGACACGTCGCTGACGGGTTCCTCGCCGACGTTCGTGACCGTCACTTCGAGGACGCGGCCGGCGCCGCGCTCGACGGTCCCGTTGACGACCGACACGTCGAAGGCGTCGCGCTGCTCGCGGACGCGCAGGCGGGTGTCGAAGCTCTCGGCCTCGCGCCGTTCGTCGTCGGCGTTCCGGTAGGTCGGCCGCAGCGTGAACTGCTTCGGGCCGGCCTCGCCGGCCTCGCTTACCTCCACGTCGAAGGCGAACTCCTTCGACTGGTTGACCCGGAGGTTGCCGACCGAGTACTCGCGTTCGAGCGGCGAGACGCTCTGGCTCTCGGATTCGAAGACGATCACGACGCTGTCGGCCCGCGCGTCGCCGACGTTGGTGATCGTGCCCGAGAGGGTCCCCTCCTCGCCGACCCGGAGCGTCGAACTCAGGTTGCTCGCGTCGAACTCGTACTCGACTTCGGGGTCGGGGCGGACGCCGAACTGGAGCGTCCCGGACTGGCCGACATCGCCCTCGGTGTCCTCGTAGTCGACCGAGGCCTGCAGGGAGTAGGTGCGGCTCTCGGTCTCGGGGGTCGCCGTGGCCTCGACGGCGATTTCGCGGGTCTCGTTTTCGGCCCAGGTGCCGACGTACTCGCTGGCGGTGGTCGACCCGCCGAAGGTGAGCGCGGGGCTCCCGGAGGTGACCGACACCGATGCGTCGCGCACGTCGACCGGCCCGTCGTTGCGGACGGTGATAGTCACGGGCCCGTCGTCGTCGACGGCCACGTCGCTCTCGCTGTCGACGATCGTGAACGTCTGTTCGCGCGCGGGCTCGACGCCCAGCGAGAGGCTGTTGGACTGCATCGGCGTGCTGTCCTCGTCCTCGTAGTCGACAGTGGCGCCGAAGGCGTACTGCTGTCGGCTCGCGGACTGAGCGGCGCTGACGCGATAGGAGACGGTCCGCGTCTCACCGGGCGCCCAGGCGCCGCCGACGTAGCGGGTCGACGAGGTCGACGCGCCGAAGGTCAGGTCGGCGTTCTGGGAGGTGAGCGCGACCGAGGCGTTGCGCGCGACCGCCGTCCCGGTGTTGCGCATCGTCACGTCGACCGTGCCGGTGGCGCCGATCCGGGCCGTCGACTCGACGTCCGTCACGCGGAACTGCGCGGCCTCCTCGATCGTCACGTCGACCGTGAAGTTCCGCGTCGTGCTCGTGCGGTTGTACTCGCTCGTCTGCGGGTCTATCGACTGGGTGTAGTTGTACGAGACGTTGATCGGGAGCCGGTAGGTGCCCGGCTGGGCCGAGCGGTCGACCTCCATCCGGAACTCGACGGGCGTCGATGAGCCGTCGGGCAGGCGCGCGACGGCGCGCTCGTTGGTGTT
The window above is part of the Halosimplex rubrum genome. Proteins encoded here:
- a CDS encoding efflux RND transporter permease subunit codes for the protein MVFEWFTDEVGDAIASYPGRISLAFLLLTAVFVAGLGNVETEGGSNQFVEDLESFEAFEDIQREFSTGFGGGSTSTQLLQRERNVLSRTSMLRMLRAQERLQDHGGLRVTGVSSPARTVAQQLDPEAATVETQIDAVERATATEIDRAVRRAAETPGFTSQVSEDFDTESAAARAAQASVTHDRDVDSREERVERVVGTVGGDIDIVGSAPNTIGSSLALVLPAAFILIVGFLIVAYRDLVDLLLGVVAILMTLLWTFGFLGLADIAFNPLLVAVPPLLIAVGIDFGIHAVNRYREERERGQPVGTAMDITTAQLLVAFFIVMGTTVIGFLSNLPSALAPIRDFGLVAAIGICFTFLIFGIFLPAAKVKTDRLRAKYPIPTMSERPLGSEGSLLGRALGGGVAIAQRAPALFMLVILVGSGAAGVYATGVGTGFSQDDFLPPEYEEIPEWQKQLPGPFAPPEYSTISKSNYIEDNFPGSSSVLLFVETRMHRDAALDQVYRAGNDPPPTVLREGRHAESQSVVTVVRSYADRDPQFADLVARNDPDDDGIPEQNLREVYDSLESAPASGVGGVLADDRRSTLVTYSVDPDATNREVAADAETIAAETSLDATPTGNAIIFEEASELILSTVLTSLLITLVGASAFLIVVYHVLEGRASLGVANVVPIALTVTFVVASMRYLGIDFNAINGVILSLTIGLGIDYSVHVVHRFADEFENADLETALDRAIRGTGGALTGSMLTTVAGMGMLVFALNPAIGAFGVLTALSVVYAYIASIVVLPSTLVLWDRVFNRSRAAKLLYGRGSNPTPETRVEE
- a CDS encoding COG1361 S-layer family protein: MQRTQLFVVASVALLLAASPVAGAVTDPVETGASSGAPGPAEASAAAAQQQQQQDNVTGNPGIDVSVPDTDFVPGAQTALQLVVLNDGNVTNGSLSNPQLEQQVTTARALRVSIGDHDAPLTVNTNERAVARLPDGSSTPVEFRMEVDRSAQPGTYRLPINVSYNYTQSIDPQTSEYNRTSTTRNFTVDVTIEEAAQFRVTDVESTARIGATGTVDVTMRNTGTAVARNASVALTSQNADLTFGASTSSTRYVGGAWAPGETRTVSYRVSAAQSASRQQYAFGATVDYEDEDSTPMQSNSLSLGVEPAREQTFTIVDSESDVAVDDDGPVTITVRNDGPVDVRDASVSVTSGSPALTFGGSTTASEYVGTWAENETREIAVEATATPETESRTYSLQASVDYEDTEGDVGQSGTLQFGVRPDPEVEYEFDASNLSSTLRVGEEGTLSGTITNVGDARADSVVIVFESESQSVSPLEREYSVGNLRVNQSKEFAFDVEVSEAGEAGPKQFTLRPTYRNADDERREAESFDTRLRVREQRDAFDVSVVNGTVERGAGRVLEVTVTNVGEEPVSDVSAAMYADDPISVDDSEAYADEIPAGESETLAFDISTGSGALTKSYPVEMDFQYDDADGDTTLSSGYTFAVDVTEPEDSGGGLPVPVIVGALVVLALLVVGYLRYGR